In Oryctolagus cuniculus chromosome 18, mOryCun1.1, whole genome shotgun sequence, the DNA window GCGCTGCACGCGGACCCCCGCAGGCCCGGCTCGGAGGCCACGCGGACCCCCCGCAGGCCCGGCTGGGTGGCCACGCGGACCCCCCGCAGGCCCGGCTCTGTCACGCGGACCCCCCGCAGGCCCGGCTGGGTGGCCACGCGGATTCCCCCGCAGGCCCGGCTCGGTGGCCAcgcggacccccccccccccccccgcaggcccGGCTGGGTGGCCACGCGACCCCCCGCAGCCCGCGCCCCTCCGGGCCCGCCGGGGGCGCCTCACGCCGGGACTCTGAGCCGCTTCCAGGGACACGCGGGCTCCCAGTTCTGGAACTTTCTGGGCCCTCAGGCCTCGGAGGGCGTCTCCGCTGCTGCTGCCCGGTGCGCGCGGACCCGGGTCTCCGCAGGCGCGGACGGCGGTGAGCGAGCGCCCCGCGGCGCCCGCAGGGGACGACTCTCTTCCTCGTTTCTACTAGTGTGGAAGGTCGGGCGGGAGAGAAACGGGGAACTCAGCCGCGGACGGCTCCTCaggtggccgcagcggccggcgcgggCCAGGCCGGAGGCGGGAGCCGCAGCTCCGTCCGCCCGCGGCCATCGCGGGCTGCACCGGCGGGACAGCGGGCTACACCGGCGGGACCGGGGCTGCGGGCTGCACCGGCGGGGCAGCGGGCTACACCGGCGGGACCGGGGCTGCGGGCTACACCGGCGGGACCGGGGCTGCGGGCTACACCGGCGGGGCTGCGGGCTACACCGGCGGGGCCTGGGCTGCGGGCTACACCGGCGGGGCTGCGGGCTACACCAGCGGGACCGGGGCAGCGGGCTACACCGGCGGGGCTGCGGGCTACACCGGCGGGGCAGCGGGCTACACCGGCGGGGCTGCGGGCTACACCGGCGGGGCAGCGGGCTACACCGGCGGGGCTGCGGGCTACACCGGCCGGGCAGCGGGCTACACCAGCGGGACCGGGGCTGCGGGCTACACCGGCGGATCCGGGGCTGCGGGCTGCACCGGCGGGGCAGCGGGCTACACCGGCGGGACCGGGGCTGCGGGCTGCACCGGCGGGGCAGCGGGCTACACCGGCGGGACCGGGGCTGCGGGCTACACCGGCGGGACCGGGGCTGCGGGCTACACCGGCGGGGCTGCGGGCTACACCGGCGGGGCCTGGGCTGCGGGCTACACCGGCGGGGCTGCGGGCTACACCAGCGGGACCGGGGCAGCGGGCTACACCGGCGGGGCTGCGGGCTACACCGGCGGGGCAGCGGGCTACACCGGCGGGGCTGCGGGCTACACCGGCGGGGCAGCGGGCTACACCGGCGGGGCTGCGGGCTACACCGGCCGGGCAGCGGGCTACACCAGCGGGACCGGGGCTGCGGGCTACACCGGCGGATCCGGGGCTGCGGGCTGCACCGGCGGGGCAGCGGGCTACACCGGCGGGACCGGGGCTGCGGGCTACACCGGCGGGGCAGCGGGCTACACCGGCCGGCCCACAGGCCGCGGCGCACGCGGAGCAAAGCCACGCCCGGGGCTGGCGGCGCGGGGCGGAAACGGATGCGGAACGCGCTCGGACTCCCGCGCCCGGAGCCGGCCCGGCCCTCTGCGCGGCGCGGACCCCGTCGCGGATGCGCGCTGTCTCGCACACCACGTCACGCCCTTCTCCGCGCCTGTGCGCGCCGCCCGCCCGCACACACCCTGGGGCGTCCCTCGGCACCCCCGAGCTCGCAGTACTGGCACGGCGGAGCCCAGGCTCGGCCCTCCCGGGGAGGACCCGCGGCGCGCCCACGGCGCACCTGAGTTGTCGGAACTACAATTCCCGGCAGCCCTCGGGGAGGAGGCCGAGTCTGGTGGGACTACAAGTTCCGGCAGGCTAGGCGCAGGTTAGAGGACTACGGCTCCCAGAATGCTCTGCTCCTAACTGGCGCGGTGCACGCTGGGACGTGTAGTCGTCGAGGGAAGCTAATTCCTAGAAATTCTTTCGCAAGGACAACGCAGATTTTCCCCCGAAACGATTTTTCTATGGCTGGAAGGGAGTCGTGGGCACACGGCGAAGAAATCAGGGCAACCGGGGGCCGACGCTTCGGAGCGGGAGCGCGACGCCCGCGCATGCGCACCGCGAGCCCCGCGGCCGAGCGCTCGTTCAGCAGGCCGCGGagccctcagccccgcccccggcccgcgcgcGGCCCGCGGAGTCTGCGCGGAGGGCGGAGGGCGCAGGCCGCGGGGAGGGGCTCGCGGCGCCTGCGCAGAGCGGCGGCTTCTCTCGCGAGGACGGACGCCATTATCGCAGCTCCCCGACAAACACCACGAGAATTCCGCAGCCCACACGGTAATTGCAGCTCCCGCAGCCGGTCGCGCCTCCGCCTCCCCCTTCCCGCGgggcgagagcgagagcgagagcgagatctGCTCGctccctccgccctccgccctccgccgGCCGGGCCGCAGCCTCGCCGCCGCCCCGCCGCCAACGGCCCGGCCGGCCGCCCCCGCGGGaagcccccgccccggccgccggGCGTCCTCGTCCAGCTGCTGCCGGGCTGCCGCGGCCCGGGCCCGGCCTCAGGAGAGGCGCGGGCGGCCCGGGCGCTCTGCGGGGCCGGCGGCCCGGGCTCCCGGTGGGGACGGGCCCGGGGGACCCGGGCGCCCCCGAGCCGCCGCCTGGCTGTGTCGGCCGGTCGCGTCGCCGCGCGTTCGCTGGGCCGAGggccgcgggggaggggcggccggggccggggccggcgcgGGACGTGGGGCGGCGGGGGTCCTGGGCGAGCTCCGGGGCCGCCGGGCAGCCCGGCCCCGAGCTCCGCGGGGGTCCGCGGGCCCCGTGGCCGAGCAGCCGAGAGCGGAGCCCGCGGCTTCTGTGTAGGAGCGAGGCCGCCGCGGTGGGTGGACGGACGTGCGGGGCCGCGGTGCTGCCCGCCCCCGACCCGGCCCGCGCCggccccctcccgcccctccgCGCGGCTTTGTCTCCCTTCGGCGTCCGACCCCCGCGACCCGCTCGGGGCCGCCGGCCTGCTGACAGCGCGGCTGGGCGCGGGGCCCGGGACAGCCGCTGGGCGCGGGTCGCCGTGTGGCGGACAGGCGGGGGCCTCCGCTGCCGTCTGGGTTCTCCGCCCTGCGGTGTCGGTCGCCAGGGGAGGAGCGGGTCTGCTCAGCTCTCCTGCTgctgtgttgttgtttttattttaatttaagatttatttatttcgaagtcagagacagggagggctgccgtccgctggttcactgtaATGGCCAGAATGTGCCGTCGGgcgccactgccttcccaggccgcagccgagagcggatcggaagtggagcagccggggctagaaccggcgccatgcgaggctggcgctgcaggctctGGCTgtacccaccgcaccacagcgccggccccgcgtTCTGCTGCTGCTTGTCTTCTCTGATgtcacctttttttaaatttttaaatgctgactTGCTGCGGCAAATCCTCCCCAGGCGTCCGATTGTGTGGGGGCCCCGGGATGGGGGCGTCTCTCCGCGGGGCTCTGGGGGGCTGAGCGGGACAGTCAGCGGCTTGCAGGGACCTGCTCCACTTGGGTCTGGGAGGCGGAGCCCCAGCAGGGCCCACCCGCTTTGGGGgtcctgggtttgggtcccagctgcccgCGGGGCCCTCTGAGCCTCGAGCCCACCCGCGTGCCCCAGGTCGCTGCTTGCTGTGCCCCCAGTGGCTCCTCTCGCCGGCCTCCGTGTGTTCTCGAGGGACCGAGCTCTGGGCACCCGGCGCTGACCGGGAGTTGCACAGCCCGTTCTCGGAGGTAGCACGTCACGGTCAGCAGGGCAGGACAGGCGACCGCTCACTGTCCCCGCGGCTGCTTCCGTGTGAGCGATGGCTCTGGCTGGCTCTGGCTGGCTCTGCAGCCCTGGAGAGACGCCAGGCCCCGCTGGGGAGGTC includes these proteins:
- the LOC138846544 gene encoding collagen, type I, alpha 1b-like, whose protein sequence is MAACQSSGEAVGEASTLADTHGALHADPRRPGSEATRTPRRPGWVATRTPRRPGSVTRTPRRPGWVATRIPPQARLGGHADPPPPPRRPGWVATRPPAARAPPGPPGAPHAGTLSRFQGHAGSQFWNFLGPQASEGVSAAAARCARTRVSAGADGGGRSGRRGPGRRREPQLRPPAAIAGCTGGTAGYTGGTGAAGCTGGAAGYTGGTGAAGYTGGTGAAGYTGGAAGYTGGAWAAGYTGGAAGYTSGTGAAGYTGGAAGYTGGAAGYTGGAAGYTGGAAGYTGGAAGYTGRAAGYTSGTGAAGYTGGSGAAGCTGGAAGYTGGTGAAGCTGGAAGYTGGTGAAGYTGGTGAAGYTGGAAGYTGGAWAAGYTGGAAGYTSGTGAAGYTGGAAGYTGGAAGYTGGAAGYTGGAAGYTGGAAGYTGRAAGYTSGTGAAGYTGGSGAAGCTGGAAGYTGGTGAAGYTGGAAGYTGRPTGRGARGAKPRPGLAARGGNGCGTRSDSRARSRPGPLRGADPVADARCLAHHVTPFSAPVRAARPHTPWGVPRHPRARSTGTAEPRLGPPGEDPRRAHGAPELSELQFPAALGEEAESGSRGHTAKKSGQPGADASERERDARACAPRAPRPSARSAGRGALSPAPGPRAARGVCAEGGGRRPRGGARGACAERRLLSRGRTPLSQLPDKHHENSAAHTVIAAPAAGRASASPFPRGESESESEICSLPPPSALRRPGRSLAAAPPPTARPAAPAGSPRPGRRASSSSCCRAAAARARPQERRGRPGRSAGPAARAPGGDGPGGPGRPRAAAWLCRPVASPRVRWAEGRGGGAAGAGAGAGRGAAGVLGELRGRRAARPRAPRGSAGPVAEQPRAEPAASV